The following coding sequences lie in one Pseudomonadota bacterium genomic window:
- the fliE gene encoding flagellar hook-basal body complex protein FliE, whose product MNGINFDNLDPVGFHKSKQTTPNSSSGFKEAIKTAIDNVDSLEKEGDKSILNLMQGKEEVHTTMIALQKSDISMRMLLSVRNKAVEAYKEIMRMQF is encoded by the coding sequence ATGAACGGCATTAATTTTGACAATTTGGATCCGGTTGGTTTTCATAAGAGTAAACAAACAACTCCAAACAGCTCTTCAGGATTTAAAGAAGCCATAAAAACTGCAATCGATAATGTGGATAGCCTGGAAAAAGAAGGAGATAAATCCATTCTTAATCTCATGCAGGGAAAGGAAGAAGTCCACACAACTATGATTGCACTTCAAAAGTCCGATATATCGATGAGAATGCTTCTTTCAGTAAGAAATAAGGCTGTTGAAGCTTACAAAGAAATTATGCGCATGCAGTTTTAA
- a CDS encoding sigma-54 dependent transcriptional regulator, which yields MQDKCVLLVEDDKTDAASITGLFNRAGYKLSSVSDGYAALDIISDTPYDMVISELNLPKMSGMDLLVKIKEIDSSLPVILISNDVCVKQAVEAMKNGADDFILKPLVAETVECIVSGICKNSVIAEQPLMNGKYAIVTKNNDMNQLMQYAEEIANSRASVFIHGESGTGKELFARHIHKNSSRHDKPFIALNCAALPETLMESELFGYEKGAFTGATARKKGKFELADKGTILLDEISEMDYQLQSKLLRVLQEKEIDRVGGTESIPVDVRIIATTNKDIENLMHEEKFREDLYYRLNTIPLNLPPLRERQDDIPLLADYFITKYNKLEHKDVKGLTDNAVIVLTERPWKGNVRELENVIERAVLMCKGNLIDEKLLQLNGRLMPVEPPARKIQPINPEVSLRELEKNFIFQTLDKTKGNRTHAADMLGISVRTLRNKLNEYKQKMCEQ from the coding sequence ATGCAAGACAAATGTGTGTTACTTGTAGAAGATGATAAAACGGATGCTGCTTCAATAACCGGTCTCTTTAACAGGGCCGGATACAAATTGTCATCAGTAAGTGATGGATATGCTGCCCTTGATATTATATCGGACACCCCATACGATATGGTAATTTCGGAACTGAATCTGCCAAAAATGAGCGGAATGGATCTATTGGTTAAGATAAAAGAAATAGATTCATCTCTACCCGTAATTCTTATTTCTAACGATGTATGTGTTAAGCAAGCTGTCGAAGCCATGAAAAACGGTGCTGATGATTTTATTTTAAAGCCTTTAGTGGCTGAAACGGTAGAATGTATTGTTTCGGGAATATGCAAGAACTCTGTTATCGCAGAACAACCCTTAATGAATGGCAAATATGCAATCGTTACTAAAAATAACGATATGAATCAACTTATGCAGTACGCGGAAGAAATTGCAAACAGCCGTGCTTCAGTATTTATTCATGGTGAATCGGGTACAGGGAAAGAACTTTTCGCAAGGCACATACATAAGAACAGCTCTCGTCACGATAAACCCTTTATAGCGCTAAATTGCGCTGCTCTTCCTGAAACACTTATGGAAAGCGAGCTTTTCGGCTATGAAAAGGGTGCTTTTACAGGTGCTACTGCAAGAAAAAAAGGGAAGTTTGAATTGGCAGATAAAGGCACTATTTTATTGGATGAGATTAGTGAAATGGATTATCAGCTCCAATCAAAACTATTAAGAGTTCTTCAGGAAAAAGAAATAGACAGGGTCGGCGGAACTGAATCTATACCGGTTGATGTAAGAATTATTGCCACTACAAACAAAGATATTGAAAATCTAATGCATGAAGAAAAATTCAGGGAAGACCTTTACTACCGTTTAAATACCATTCCTCTTAATTTACCTCCATTAAGAGAAAGACAAGACGACATACCTTTGCTGGCCGATTATTTTATCACTAAGTATAACAAACTTGAACATAAAGATGTCAAAGGCTTGACAGATAATGCGGTTATTGTACTAACGGAAAGACCCTGGAAAGGCAATGTCAGAGAATTGGAAAATGTAATAGAAAGAGCAGTTCTTATGTGTAAAGGAAATTTAATAGACGAAAAGCTGTTGCAATTAAATGGCCGTTTAATGCCTGTCGAGCCACCGGCGCGAAAGATACAGCCCATAAATCCGGAGGTATCTCTAAGAGAACTGGAAAAAAATTTTATCTTTCAGACTTTAGACAAAACAAAGGGAAACAGAACACATGCAGCTGATATGCTTGGCATCAGTGTTCGAACTTTAAGAAATAAACTTAATGAGTACAAACAAAAAATGTGTGAGCAGTAA
- the flgB gene encoding flagellar basal body rod protein FlgB translates to MALNLSFGNIINLLENAIGVAHQRQNTISSNISNLETPGYKPKDIDFKAAMAQAIGAESQIGLSKTNAGHIDPYADSGHKVEAFEEEADWNGVNYVSVDKMINKMTENNLIYKAATEAMLRKISLIKEVIREGGR, encoded by the coding sequence ATGGCTCTTAATTTATCGTTTGGCAACATAATTAACTTGCTTGAAAACGCAATAGGCGTGGCGCATCAGCGGCAAAACACTATTTCCAGCAATATAAGCAATCTTGAAACACCGGGATACAAGCCGAAGGATATTGATTTTAAAGCTGCCATGGCACAGGCTATAGGGGCAGAATCGCAAATTGGTTTGTCTAAAACAAATGCCGGTCATATTGACCCATATGCCGATTCCGGTCATAAAGTTGAAGCTTTTGAGGAAGAAGCAGATTGGAATGGTGTAAACTACGTGAGTGTCGATAAAATGATAAACAAGATGACAGAAAACAATTTGATATACAAAGCTGCAACGGAAGCAATGTTAAGGAAAATTTCTCTTATAAAAGAAGTAATCAGAGAGGGAGGACGTTAG
- a CDS encoding tetratricopeptide repeat protein: MRSLFIYRVLFIIIAVMLTVVPYSAAVSGSSFVSVIDDIRKEIISISTTGKNNGTTITVLSGKTMTVLNNMVIKSPNRIIYDIKYDGPSFTSVSKNLKTPNLKSFRVGYHSGNIRIVLDVNGTKMPKFSHRVSNHELIIFVETEQKGNGKKVKAKEVPRQNIPIASKISVLPEENNHTNPDKDLSVQSLKEPSIIVEELEPKHIVTEKVPQIDLSVLLLKKMTEFEPNGQSEEAALFLTGITAFKDKDFQKAGDSLKNLIKAYPKGQYSEKAYFLLAKSLDQLYVTSLSENYFVIKNSYDDAIYRYPSSVFVPDALLSAGNLCLKAKYISEAIAYYNRIIKKNNDSFFTVRALLQKGEALYQKKKYSEALSIYENITLNHNDFEKTEAELGIAKILFGMNSFQKSINLLTNLEKDPENLSRYPDILLYLGYNYYQKGYFTEAINNLFQYSNICPDSSENHLILNKIGDAYRAKSMSDSASKIYRLVFDRFPKTEGALISLTRLAEQLESGELKNKHNFIFFSDSGQELSSAYQIYEKVISEYLSIDSKSPLLEYAMLKLALLYKKDNNYSKSMEVLDNLLNKYPSSKLRPEIIYALSDNFETIIKDKKNSKDNNDAYLDIIKIYLKNKHIIQRLAPPRTLFAVALACIRLGLEDTAIELFMQADNIFPDKEKPEELLYYLGKHLLENGQQRNGLIKLDLLIAQYRLGEFVAKAYHVKGTLFWDNKQYAQAIDMFSQALNSHPAVEDKIMILTDMAKVFDMSGLKAKSLEALKEAENILAKTPQQDEFVYQKIGEIYLNLGKPEDALLLLNNIMATQENNKENLKSMFIVAQCYEALNRKSECISVYNQLVKSDDPLWSSLAKERMEAIIFKELLTKSELKKSRR; the protein is encoded by the coding sequence ATGCGAAGCCTGTTTATTTATAGAGTTCTGTTTATTATTATAGCCGTTATGTTAACTGTTGTGCCATATTCGGCTGCTGTTAGCGGCAGTAGTTTTGTTTCCGTTATAGATGATATACGAAAGGAAATTATTTCAATTTCCACAACAGGAAAAAATAACGGAACAACCATTACCGTTTTAAGCGGCAAAACAATGACGGTTTTAAATAATATGGTTATAAAATCACCCAACAGAATCATATATGATATCAAATATGATGGCCCGTCATTTACATCCGTAAGCAAAAATTTAAAAACCCCGAATTTAAAAAGCTTCCGAGTTGGATATCATTCGGGTAATATCAGGATAGTATTGGATGTAAACGGGACAAAAATGCCAAAGTTTTCACATCGCGTAAGCAATCATGAACTAATTATCTTTGTTGAAACAGAGCAAAAGGGCAATGGCAAGAAAGTAAAAGCTAAAGAAGTTCCCAGGCAGAATATACCGATAGCTTCCAAAATATCAGTATTGCCTGAAGAAAATAATCATACAAATCCTGATAAAGATTTATCCGTCCAAAGCCTGAAAGAACCTTCAATAATAGTTGAAGAGCTGGAGCCAAAACACATTGTAACCGAAAAGGTACCACAGATTGATCTATCAGTATTATTACTGAAGAAAATGACCGAATTCGAACCAAATGGACAAAGCGAAGAAGCAGCTCTTTTTTTAACAGGAATTACTGCTTTTAAAGACAAGGATTTTCAGAAAGCGGGCGATAGCTTAAAAAATCTCATAAAGGCATATCCAAAGGGACAATATTCAGAAAAAGCGTATTTTTTGCTTGCAAAATCACTTGATCAGCTTTACGTAACAAGTCTTTCAGAAAATTATTTTGTGATCAAAAATTCTTACGATGATGCCATATACAGGTATCCATCTTCAGTATTTGTTCCCGATGCCTTGCTGTCTGCCGGAAACCTTTGCCTCAAAGCCAAGTATATCAGCGAGGCTATAGCTTACTATAATCGCATTATCAAAAAAAATAATGATTCTTTTTTTACAGTCAGGGCATTGCTGCAAAAAGGCGAGGCACTGTATCAAAAGAAAAAATACTCAGAAGCACTTTCTATATACGAGAATATAACCCTAAACCATAATGATTTCGAAAAAACGGAAGCAGAGCTTGGCATTGCAAAAATACTTTTTGGGATGAACAGTTTTCAGAAATCCATCAACCTTCTGACCAATCTTGAAAAAGATCCTGAAAACTTATCTCGTTATCCTGATATTCTTCTTTATCTCGGATATAATTACTATCAGAAAGGATATTTTACTGAGGCAATTAATAATCTTTTTCAATATTCTAATATATGTCCTGACAGTAGTGAGAATCATCTGATATTAAATAAAATCGGAGATGCCTACAGGGCAAAAAGTATGTCTGACTCTGCGTCCAAAATATACAGGCTGGTTTTTGATCGATTTCCAAAAACGGAAGGAGCTCTGATAAGCCTGACTCGTCTTGCAGAACAATTGGAAAGCGGGGAACTAAAAAATAAGCATAATTTTATTTTTTTTAGTGATAGCGGGCAAGAACTATCCTCAGCATACCAAATTTATGAAAAGGTTATCAGTGAATACTTGAGCATAGATAGTAAAAGTCCCTTGCTTGAATATGCCATGCTTAAACTAGCTCTTCTTTACAAAAAAGATAATAATTACTCAAAAAGCATGGAAGTATTAGATAATTTGTTAAATAAATATCCTTCGTCAAAATTACGTCCGGAAATCATATATGCCTTAAGCGATAATTTTGAAACAATTATTAAAGACAAGAAAAACAGCAAAGATAATAACGATGCATATTTGGATATAATTAAGATTTATCTTAAGAATAAACATATTATCCAGCGGCTTGCTCCTCCAAGAACATTGTTTGCAGTTGCATTAGCATGCATACGCCTGGGACTGGAAGATACTGCCATAGAGCTTTTCATGCAGGCAGATAATATTTTCCCTGACAAAGAAAAACCCGAGGAACTTCTTTATTATCTTGGAAAACATTTGCTTGAAAACGGGCAGCAAAGAAATGGGTTAATAAAACTTGATTTACTGATCGCTCAATATCGTTTGGGAGAATTTGTTGCAAAAGCATACCATGTAAAAGGAACACTCTTTTGGGACAATAAACAATATGCACAAGCTATAGATATGTTTTCACAAGCTTTAAACAGCCATCCTGCTGTAGAAGATAAAATTATGATACTTACCGATATGGCTAAAGTCTTCGACATGTCGGGATTAAAAGCCAAAAGCCTTGAAGCACTAAAAGAAGCAGAAAACATTCTTGCCAAAACCCCGCAACAAGATGAATTTGTCTACCAGAAGATCGGCGAGATTTATCTTAATCTCGGCAAACCTGAAGATGCTCTTTTGTTACTTAACAATATAATGGCCACTCAAGAAAATAATAAAGAAAACCTTAAATCCATGTTTATAGTTGCTCAATGTTATGAAGCACTTAACAGAAAAAGCGAGTGCATTTCTGTATATAACCAACTTGTCAAAAGTGATGACCCATTGTGGAGCAGCCTTGCTAAGGAAAGGATGGAAGCAATAATATTTAAAGAGCTGCTAACCAAATCAGAGCTCAAGAAATCCAGGAGATAG
- the flgC gene encoding flagellar basal body rod protein FlgC: MNFMESLKVSASGLYAQRKRMDVIAENLSNIETTRTENGGPYRRKMIAIGANPVDDFNEVLGSQMEGVKVDAIVEDNSPFKIVYNPSHPDADKDGYLKKPNVDLAVEMANMLMARNAFSANLAAIKSTRQMVLKALEIGK, translated from the coding sequence ATGAATTTTATGGAATCTTTGAAAGTAAGCGCTTCAGGGCTCTACGCTCAGAGAAAACGAATGGATGTTATTGCCGAAAATCTTTCAAATATTGAAACCACACGTACGGAAAATGGAGGTCCCTACAGAAGAAAAATGATCGCCATAGGTGCAAACCCGGTTGATGATTTCAATGAGGTATTAGGTTCGCAAATGGAAGGTGTTAAGGTTGATGCGATTGTTGAAGATAATTCTCCTTTTAAAATTGTTTATAATCCAAGCCATCCTGATGCAGATAAGGATGGGTATCTTAAGAAGCCAAATGTGGATTTGGCGGTTGAAATGGCAAACATGTTGATGGCCCGAAATGCTTTTTCCGCAAATTTGGCAGCTATCAAATCAACACGACAAATGGTTTTAAAAGCTCTTGAAATAGGAAAATAA